One Streptomyces sp. NBC_00554 DNA segment encodes these proteins:
- a CDS encoding ectoine synthase, with translation MIVRSFKDIEGTDRHVKAASGTWESKRIVLAKEKVGFSLHETTLYAGTETSMWYANHIEAVLCVEGEAELTNDETGETHWIAPGTMYLLNGHERHTMRPKTDFRCVCVFNPPVTGREDHDENGVYPLLTESEEV, from the coding sequence GTGATAGTCCGTTCGTTCAAGGACATCGAAGGCACCGACCGGCATGTGAAGGCGGCATCCGGGACCTGGGAGAGCAAGCGCATCGTCCTCGCCAAGGAGAAGGTCGGCTTCTCCCTCCACGAGACGACGCTGTACGCGGGTACCGAGACGTCGATGTGGTACGCGAACCACATCGAGGCCGTGCTCTGCGTCGAGGGCGAGGCCGAACTCACCAACGACGAGACCGGCGAGACGCACTGGATCGCGCCGGGGACGATGTACCTCCTGAACGGCCACGAGCGTCACACGATGCGTCCCAAGACCGACTTCCGGTGTGTCTGCGTCTTCAACCCGCCCGTCACCGGACGGGAGGACCACGACGAGAACGGCGTCTACCCCCTGCTGACCGAATCCGAGGAGGTCTGA
- a CDS encoding aldehyde dehydrogenase (NADP(+)), protein MAAAPVWSVDPRTGKQREQVAVEATAQEVDEAVRAAHAARPALADRTVRAAFLRTAADLLEGSKGHLVEAADAESALGPVRLTGELARTCYQLRAFATIVDEGAFLDVVINHPDDTATPPIPDLRRYKVPLGVVAVYSASNFPFAFSVAGGDTASALAAGCPVVVKAHPDHPGLSELVAAVLRRAAAQHDIPAGVLGLVHGFEAGVELVRHPLVSAAGFTGSVRGGRALFDAAAARPVPIPFHGELGSLNPVVVTEAAATERAEAIGTGLAGSMTLGVGQFCVKPGLVLAPAGAAGDRLVKSLTDAVSDTDAGVLLDHRMRDNFIAGVAERAQLPDVEAPVTPGAGSEHTVSPGFLTVPAQKLTAEGEHDLLLEECFGPLTVVARYEDEAEASAVLSRLPGNLTATVQLSTEEAAGKGRGAEILAELTPLAGRVLVNGWPTGVAVAPAQHHGGPYPATTSTSTSVGGTAIERWLRPVAYQNAPEALLPPELRDDNPLGLPRRYDGRLER, encoded by the coding sequence CGGGAAGCAGCGGGAACAGGTTGCGGTGGAGGCCACAGCCCAGGAGGTCGACGAGGCCGTCCGCGCCGCGCACGCCGCGCGCCCGGCCCTCGCCGACCGCACGGTACGCGCCGCCTTCCTGCGCACCGCCGCCGACCTGCTCGAAGGCTCGAAGGGCCACCTCGTCGAGGCCGCGGACGCGGAGAGCGCGCTCGGCCCGGTCCGGCTCACCGGCGAACTCGCCCGCACCTGCTACCAGTTGCGGGCCTTCGCCACGATCGTCGACGAGGGCGCCTTCCTCGACGTCGTGATCAACCACCCCGACGACACCGCGACCCCGCCGATCCCGGACCTGCGCCGCTACAAGGTGCCGCTGGGCGTCGTCGCCGTCTACTCCGCCTCGAACTTCCCCTTCGCCTTCTCGGTCGCCGGCGGCGACACCGCGAGCGCGCTGGCGGCGGGCTGCCCGGTCGTCGTCAAGGCCCACCCGGACCACCCGGGGCTCTCCGAGCTGGTCGCGGCCGTACTGCGCAGGGCCGCCGCCCAGCACGACATCCCCGCGGGTGTCCTGGGCCTGGTCCACGGCTTCGAAGCGGGCGTCGAGCTGGTCAGGCACCCGCTGGTCTCGGCGGCCGGCTTCACCGGTTCCGTACGCGGTGGCCGTGCCCTCTTCGACGCGGCGGCCGCGCGCCCCGTGCCGATCCCCTTCCACGGCGAGCTGGGATCCCTGAACCCCGTCGTGGTCACCGAGGCCGCGGCGACCGAGCGCGCCGAAGCCATCGGTACCGGGCTCGCGGGCTCGATGACCCTTGGCGTCGGCCAGTTCTGCGTGAAGCCGGGGCTCGTCCTCGCCCCCGCGGGCGCGGCGGGCGACCGTCTCGTCAAGTCCCTCACGGACGCGGTCAGCGACACCGACGCGGGCGTCCTGCTCGACCACCGCATGCGCGACAACTTCATCGCCGGTGTCGCCGAGCGCGCCCAGCTCCCCGACGTGGAGGCCCCGGTGACCCCGGGCGCGGGCAGCGAGCACACGGTGAGCCCCGGCTTCCTGACCGTGCCCGCGCAGAAGCTCACCGCCGAGGGCGAGCACGACCTGCTGCTCGAGGAGTGCTTCGGCCCGCTCACCGTGGTCGCGCGCTACGAGGACGAGGCCGAGGCCAGCGCGGTCCTCTCCCGTCTCCCCGGCAACCTCACCGCGACCGTGCAGCTCTCCACCGAGGAAGCGGCGGGCAAGGGGCGCGGCGCGGAGATCCTCGCCGAGCTGACCCCGCTCGCCGGCCGCGTCCTGGTCAACGGCTGGCCGACCGGCGTCGCGGTCGCCCCCGCCCAGCACCACGGCGGCCCGTACCCGGCGACGACGTCCACCTCGACCTCCGTCGGCGGTACGGCCATTGAGCGCTGGCTGCGTCCGGTGGCGTACCAGAACGCGCCCGAGGCGCTGCTGCCGCCGGAGCTGCGGGACGACAACCCGCTGGGGCTGCCGCGCCGTTACGACGGCCGGCTGGAACGCTGA
- a CDS encoding DsbA family oxidoreductase gives MRVEIWSDIACPWCYVGKARFEKALDAFPHRDEVEVVHRSFELDPNRAKGDIQPVLKMLTKKYGMSEAQAQAGEENLGTQAAAEGLDYRTRDRDHGNTFDMHRLLHFAKAQGRQDELIGALYRANFAEERSVFGDDERLVELAVAAGLDKDAAREVLADPTAYADDVRADEREAAELGANGVPFFVLDRKYGVSGAQPAEVFAQALTQAWGERPPLKLIQEASDGSEVCGPDGCAVPQG, from the coding sequence ATGCGCGTCGAGATCTGGAGCGACATCGCCTGCCCCTGGTGCTACGTGGGCAAGGCCCGCTTCGAGAAGGCGCTCGACGCCTTCCCGCACCGCGACGAGGTCGAGGTGGTGCACCGTTCCTTCGAGCTCGACCCGAACCGGGCCAAGGGCGACATCCAGCCCGTCCTGAAGATGCTGACCAAGAAGTACGGCATGAGCGAGGCGCAGGCGCAGGCCGGCGAGGAGAACCTGGGCACGCAGGCCGCCGCCGAGGGGCTCGATTACCGCACCCGGGACCGCGACCACGGCAACACCTTCGACATGCACCGCCTGCTCCACTTCGCCAAGGCGCAGGGCAGGCAGGACGAGCTGATCGGCGCCCTCTACCGGGCGAACTTCGCCGAGGAGCGGTCCGTCTTCGGTGACGACGAGCGGCTCGTGGAGCTGGCCGTCGCCGCCGGGCTCGACAAGGACGCGGCCCGCGAGGTGCTCGCCGACCCCACCGCGTACGCCGACGACGTGCGCGCCGACGAGCGCGAGGCCGCCGAGCTGGGCGCGAACGGGGTGCCCTTCTTCGTCCTCGACCGCAAGTACGGCGTGTCCGGCGCCCAGCCCGCCGAGGTCTTCGCCCAGGCGCTGACGCAGGCGTGGGGCGAGCGCCCGCCGCTGAAGCTGATCCAGGAGGCCTCCGACGGCTCGGAGGTCTGCGGACCGGACGGGTGCGCCGTACCGCAGGGTTGA
- a CDS encoding MFS transporter: protein MSTNQTTETGSPAHQVHDTKAELGRSPAPSPALTLTAALLGFALITLDASVVNVALPSIGSTLGAGMSGLQWVVDAYTLSFAALMLSTGAFSDRAGASRAYGIGIAVFTLASVACGLAPSLPVLVGARVVQGAAAAVVLPASLALVRQAYADAAKRARAVALWAAGGSVAVALGPVAGGALTTVWDWRGIFFINVPLGAVALTLLVRAPRSERRPAPLDLPGQLAAVVALTAVTFAVIEGGTAGVVSLVVAVVAGLVFVRVEARQAHPVVPLGLFRSRNVSVAVAAGAACSVAFYGVVFLFSLFFQQVQGRSALYAGLMFLPMTGLIAVTNIAAGKLAGRFGPRLPMLLGQSLAVVGVLVLLCVDASTPPVVVAVLLVPMALGCALTIPPLTALMMDAVPSDRAGLAAGVLNSARQVSGGLAIAAFGSLVSGGFEAGLRVSLALSAGALAATAVASVGLRVAR, encoded by the coding sequence ATGTCGACCAACCAGACCACCGAAACCGGGTCTCCCGCTCATCAAGTCCATGACACAAAGGCCGAGTTGGGGCGCTCACCCGCTCCCTCCCCCGCCCTCACGCTCACCGCCGCCCTCCTCGGCTTCGCGTTGATCACACTTGACGCCTCGGTCGTCAACGTGGCGCTGCCGTCGATCGGGTCGACGCTCGGGGCCGGGATGTCGGGCCTGCAGTGGGTCGTGGACGCGTACACGCTGTCCTTCGCGGCGCTGATGCTGTCCACCGGGGCGTTCTCGGACCGGGCCGGGGCGAGCCGCGCGTACGGGATCGGGATCGCGGTGTTCACTCTGGCGTCCGTGGCCTGCGGGCTCGCGCCGAGTCTGCCGGTGCTGGTCGGTGCGCGCGTCGTGCAGGGCGCCGCTGCGGCCGTGGTGCTGCCGGCCTCGCTCGCGCTGGTGCGGCAGGCGTACGCGGATGCCGCGAAGCGGGCGCGGGCCGTTGCCCTGTGGGCTGCGGGCGGGTCGGTCGCGGTGGCGCTCGGGCCGGTGGCGGGCGGTGCGCTGACCACGGTGTGGGACTGGCGGGGGATCTTCTTCATCAACGTGCCGTTGGGGGCGGTGGCGCTGACGCTCCTTGTCCGGGCGCCGCGTTCGGAGCGCCGGCCCGCGCCGCTGGACCTGCCCGGACAGCTGGCGGCCGTCGTGGCGCTCACGGCGGTGACCTTCGCGGTCATCGAGGGCGGTACGGCGGGGGTGGTCTCGCTGGTGGTCGCCGTGGTCGCGGGTCTGGTCTTCGTCCGGGTCGAGGCGCGGCAGGCGCATCCGGTCGTGCCGCTGGGGCTCTTCCGCAGCCGGAACGTGAGTGTGGCCGTCGCGGCGGGGGCGGCGTGCAGCGTGGCCTTCTACGGCGTGGTGTTTCTCTTCTCCCTCTTCTTCCAGCAGGTCCAAGGGCGTTCGGCGCTGTATGCGGGGCTGATGTTCCTCCCGATGACCGGGCTCATCGCCGTCACGAACATCGCGGCGGGCAAGCTTGCGGGGCGGTTCGGGCCGCGCCTGCCGATGCTGCTCGGTCAGTCGCTGGCGGTGGTGGGGGTGCTGGTCCTGCTGTGCGTCGACGCGTCCACCCCGCCTGTGGTGGTGGCTGTGCTTCTCGTGCCGATGGCACTGGGGTGCGCGTTGACGATTCCGCCGTTGACGGCCTTGATGATGGATGCGGTGCCCTCCGACCGGGCGGGGCTGGCGGCGGGGGTCCTCAACTCGGCCCGGCAGGTTTCCGGGGGGCTTGCCATCGCTGCGTTCGGGTCGCTTGTGTCGGGGGGATTCGAGGCGGGGTTGCGGGTGAGCCTCGCGTTGAGTGCGGGGGCGCTGGCCGCGACGGCGGTGGCTTCGGTGGGCTTGCGGGTGGCGCGCTAG
- the ectB gene encoding diaminobutyrate--2-oxoglutarate transaminase, which translates to MTITQPDLSVFETLESEVRSYCRSWPTVFDRAQGSRMYDEDGHEYLDFFAGAGSLNYGHNNPVLKRALIDYLERDGVTHGLDMSTTAKRAFLESFQKVVLQPRDLPYKVMFPGPTGTNAVESALKLARKVKGREAIVSFTNAFHGMSLGSLAVTGNAFKRAGAGVPLVHGTPMPFDNYFDGQVPDFLWFERLLEDQGSGLNKPAAVIVETVQGEGGINVARPEWLRALAALCERQDMLLIVDDIQMGCGRTGAFFSFEEAGIVPDIVTVSKSISGYGLPMSLCLFKPELDIWEPGEHNGTFRGNNPAFVTAAAALEAYWADGSAMEKQTRARGEQVEQGLISITEENLADVKEYRGRGLVWGIEFKDKERAGRIAQRAFELGLLIETSGPEGEVVKLLPALTITPEELDEGLRTLARAVRETV; encoded by the coding sequence GTGACCATCACCCAGCCCGACCTGAGCGTCTTCGAGACCCTGGAGTCGGAGGTGCGGAGCTACTGCCGCAGCTGGCCCACCGTCTTCGACCGAGCGCAGGGCAGCCGGATGTACGACGAGGACGGCCATGAGTACCTGGACTTCTTCGCGGGCGCCGGATCACTCAACTACGGGCACAACAACCCCGTACTCAAACGGGCGTTGATCGACTATCTGGAACGGGACGGTGTCACCCACGGTCTCGACATGTCGACGACCGCCAAGCGCGCGTTCCTGGAGTCCTTCCAGAAGGTCGTGCTGCAGCCGCGCGATCTGCCGTACAAGGTCATGTTCCCGGGGCCGACGGGCACCAACGCCGTCGAGTCCGCGCTGAAGCTGGCGCGCAAGGTGAAGGGGCGCGAAGCGATCGTGTCCTTCACCAACGCCTTCCACGGGATGTCGCTGGGCTCGCTCGCCGTGACCGGCAACGCCTTCAAGCGGGCCGGCGCCGGCGTCCCGCTGGTGCACGGCACCCCGATGCCCTTCGACAACTACTTCGACGGCCAGGTCCCGGACTTCCTCTGGTTCGAGCGGCTCCTGGAGGACCAGGGCTCCGGGCTCAACAAACCCGCCGCCGTGATCGTGGAGACGGTGCAGGGCGAGGGCGGCATCAACGTCGCGCGGCCCGAGTGGCTGCGGGCCCTCGCCGCGCTGTGCGAGCGCCAGGACATGCTGCTGATCGTCGACGACATCCAGATGGGCTGCGGGCGTACGGGCGCGTTCTTCTCCTTCGAGGAGGCGGGGATCGTGCCCGACATCGTCACCGTGTCCAAGTCCATCTCCGGGTACGGACTGCCCATGTCCCTGTGCCTGTTCAAGCCCGAGCTGGACATCTGGGAGCCGGGCGAGCACAACGGCACCTTCCGCGGCAACAACCCGGCGTTCGTCACGGCCGCCGCCGCCCTGGAGGCGTACTGGGCCGACGGTTCCGCCATGGAGAAGCAGACCCGCGCCCGCGGCGAGCAGGTCGAGCAGGGGCTGATCTCCATCACCGAGGAGAACCTCGCCGACGTCAAGGAGTACCGCGGGCGGGGCCTCGTCTGGGGCATCGAGTTCAAGGACAAGGAGCGCGCGGGCCGCATCGCGCAGCGCGCCTTCGAACTCGGGCTGCTCATCGAGACCTCGGGCCCCGAGGGCGAGGTCGTCAAGCTGCTTCCGGCGCTGACGATCACGCCGGAGGAGCTGGACGAGGGGCTGCGCACCCTCGCCCGCGCCGTACGCGAAACCGTCTGA
- a CDS encoding DUF1349 domain-containing protein — protein sequence MDVEIPELPFRLRTYGPDGHWSYEDGVLTGWAGARQDRFVPPTGEALDAASDAPRLLGAPEGDFQLIARVTVGFSGSFDAGVLYVHVGERAWAKLCLEYSPDVPTVCTVVTRGHSDDANSFTVDGSSVWLRISRTGRAFAFHASRDGAHWTFVRLFTLGDEKETGAALVGFMTQSPMGEGCVVTYDGIEFRENWPRDLRDGS from the coding sequence ATGGACGTCGAAATTCCCGAACTCCCGTTCCGGCTTCGCACCTACGGGCCTGACGGTCACTGGTCCTACGAGGACGGGGTGCTCACCGGCTGGGCGGGCGCGCGGCAGGACCGCTTCGTGCCGCCCACCGGTGAGGCCCTGGACGCCGCCTCCGACGCGCCTCGCCTGCTCGGTGCGCCGGAGGGCGACTTCCAGCTGATCGCGCGGGTCACGGTCGGGTTCTCGGGCTCCTTCGACGCGGGTGTGCTCTACGTCCACGTGGGGGAGCGGGCCTGGGCGAAGCTCTGCCTGGAGTACTCCCCGGATGTCCCCACCGTCTGCACGGTGGTCACCCGGGGCCACTCCGACGACGCCAACTCCTTCACCGTCGACGGCAGTTCCGTCTGGCTCCGCATCAGCCGCACCGGCCGAGCCTTCGCCTTCCACGCCTCCCGCGACGGCGCCCACTGGACCTTCGTCCGCCTCTTCACCCTCGGCGACGAGAAGGAGACCGGGGCGGCTCTCGTCGGCTTCATGACTCAGTCCCCCATGGGGGAGGGGTGCGTCGTGACGTACGACGGGATCGAGTTCCGGGAGAACTGGCCGCGGGACTTGAGAGACGGAAGCTGA
- a CDS encoding aminotransferase class V-fold PLP-dependent enzyme encodes METFETLVRAEFAPKNTYLNTASTGLLPVRAVDAMRAGVESVAAGQAQDMFADVEAARSAFARLVGVPDRRVAAGASVAVYTGLIAASLPEGAEVLTAEADFTSVVNPFHMRRDLKVRTVPLERMAESVRPDTALVAVSAAQSADGRIADLPAIRESAREHGARTYVDVSQAAGWLPIEADAYDYVSSVAFKWLVCPRGVAFLVVPEDLGGLIPVFAGWVAGEHPWDSCYGPVEELAHSARRFDESPSLFSYAGARHSLELIEELGVDTVRAHDLGLADRFRTGLHGLGHEPVAAPGSAIVSVPGLGRLQPELSAAGIEVSDRAGNLRAAFHLYNTTADVDRLLDVLSG; translated from the coding sequence ATGGAGACCTTCGAGACCCTCGTACGTGCGGAGTTCGCCCCGAAGAACACCTACCTGAACACCGCGAGCACCGGGCTGCTCCCGGTCCGCGCGGTCGACGCCATGCGGGCCGGCGTCGAGTCCGTGGCGGCAGGGCAGGCGCAGGACATGTTCGCGGACGTGGAGGCGGCCAGGTCCGCCTTCGCGCGACTGGTCGGCGTCCCGGACCGCAGGGTCGCGGCCGGGGCCTCGGTCGCCGTCTACACCGGCCTGATCGCCGCCTCGCTCCCCGAGGGCGCCGAAGTCCTCACCGCGGAGGCCGACTTCACGTCCGTCGTGAACCCGTTCCACATGCGCCGCGACCTCAAGGTACGCACGGTGCCGCTGGAGCGGATGGCCGAGTCGGTGCGCCCGGACACGGCACTCGTCGCGGTCAGCGCCGCACAGTCCGCCGACGGACGGATCGCCGACCTGCCGGCGATCCGCGAGTCCGCGCGCGAGCACGGCGCCCGTACCTACGTCGACGTGTCCCAGGCCGCCGGATGGCTGCCGATCGAGGCGGACGCGTACGACTACGTCTCCTCCGTCGCCTTCAAGTGGCTCGTGTGCCCGCGTGGAGTGGCCTTCCTGGTCGTTCCGGAGGACCTCGGCGGGCTCATCCCGGTCTTCGCCGGCTGGGTCGCGGGCGAGCATCCCTGGGACAGCTGCTACGGCCCCGTCGAGGAACTCGCCCACTCCGCACGGCGGTTCGACGAGAGCCCCAGCCTCTTCTCGTACGCGGGCGCCCGGCACTCCCTCGAACTGATCGAGGAACTGGGCGTCGACACCGTACGCGCCCATGACCTCGGCCTCGCCGACCGCTTCCGCACAGGCCTGCACGGACTGGGCCACGAACCCGTCGCCGCCCCCGGCTCGGCCATCGTCTCCGTGCCCGGACTCGGCCGCCTCCAGCCCGAGTTGAGCGCCGCGGGAATCGAAGTCTCGGACCGGGCGGGCAACTTGAGGGCCGCCTTCCACCTGTACAACACCACCGCCGACGTCGACCGACTGCTGGACGTCCTGTCCGGCTGA
- a CDS encoding GlxA family transcriptional regulator, translating to MARSTTSTPSTTLSSGPRRVAVIAANPVSMFNLAIPELLLDKVEVDGGPGYEVVICAPDPGPVPTTGGLDLYVRHGLDVVRDADMVVVVGTGQRFTPDPRTVGAVRDAAAAGKRIASICSGAFVLAEAGLLDGRRATTYWNQAEELRRRYPRIDLTDDVLYVQDGQIMTSSGYAAGIDLCLHIVRTDYGAAVANEVARTALVAPVRPGGQTQFTQTPLPPERGTACADTRGWAMRNLDKPLTLTDLARHAGVSVRTLTRRFHAESGVSPLQWLLHQRIERAKELLETTTLPMDQVAHASGLGTADSLRAHLVRRAGLTPSAYRTQFSRLGTTPEPVTSSAA from the coding sequence ATGGCCCGATCGACCACCTCGACCCCCTCGACGACCCTGTCGAGCGGCCCCCGCCGCGTCGCCGTCATCGCGGCGAACCCTGTGTCGATGTTCAACCTCGCCATCCCAGAACTCCTGCTGGACAAGGTCGAGGTCGACGGCGGTCCGGGCTACGAAGTGGTCATCTGCGCCCCGGATCCGGGTCCGGTCCCCACCACCGGGGGCCTCGACCTGTATGTCCGGCACGGTCTCGACGTCGTGCGGGACGCGGACATGGTCGTCGTCGTGGGCACCGGGCAGCGGTTCACGCCCGACCCGCGCACGGTCGGGGCGGTGAGGGATGCCGCCGCCGCGGGCAAGCGGATCGCGTCCATCTGCAGCGGCGCGTTCGTGCTCGCCGAGGCGGGCCTGCTGGACGGCCGCCGGGCCACGACCTACTGGAACCAGGCCGAGGAACTGCGCAGGCGGTACCCGCGGATCGACCTCACGGACGACGTCCTCTATGTGCAGGACGGCCAGATCATGACGTCGTCCGGGTACGCCGCCGGAATCGACCTCTGCCTCCACATCGTCCGCACCGACTACGGTGCCGCCGTCGCCAACGAGGTGGCCCGCACCGCGCTGGTCGCCCCCGTACGGCCCGGTGGCCAGACCCAGTTCACCCAGACCCCGCTGCCGCCCGAGCGCGGCACCGCGTGCGCCGACACCCGGGGCTGGGCGATGCGCAACCTCGACAAGCCGCTCACCCTCACCGACCTGGCCCGCCACGCCGGCGTCAGCGTGCGCACCCTCACCCGCCGCTTCCACGCCGAGAGTGGCGTCAGCCCTCTCCAGTGGCTCCTCCACCAGCGCATCGAACGCGCCAAGGAACTCCTGGAAACGACCACTCTCCCCATGGACCAGGTGGCCCACGCCAGCGGCCTGGGCACCGCCGACTCGCTCCGCGCCCATCTGGTCCGCCGTGCCGGTCTGACACCGAGTGCGTACCGCACCCAGTTCAGCCGCCTCGGAACCACACCGGAGCCCGTCACGTCCTCCGCTGCGTGA
- a CDS encoding maleylpyruvate isomerase family mycothiol-dependent enzyme produces the protein MSTEHEDVRDLLAAWAFGALPAAERQTVPAHLADCESCAAEAERLRETVRILDGPPGAANGSHESGGALALALRTRPAAPLVAPHAAPYAAAVAGLQSLLRELDGLGAWSTPVVHDWDVHSTVAHLIAADEPLATRLGLDAHVPPSRPAPDGTRWEDVWAARTADVIAYEQGRTPEETVAAWSARAGALLATPEARDSELASLATTLMGVRLPVADHFVVRAFEAWIHTDDIGRALGFPVPPPPDPHLWQLVRLAVRILGMALGSEAPPVLFAVTGAGTDAQWVLGSEDEPVRAELVLDPVDFCLLVGGRYTPEDVPRGAVGDDAAVANVLTRAASLAWL, from the coding sequence ATGAGCACCGAGCACGAAGACGTACGGGATCTGCTGGCGGCCTGGGCCTTCGGCGCGCTGCCGGCCGCGGAGCGGCAGACGGTCCCCGCGCACCTCGCCGACTGCGAGTCCTGCGCGGCGGAGGCGGAACGGCTGCGGGAGACGGTCCGGATACTGGACGGACCTCCGGGAGCCGCCAACGGCTCGCATGAGTCGGGGGGCGCGCTCGCCCTCGCTCTGCGCACCCGGCCCGCGGCGCCCCTGGTGGCCCCGCATGCCGCCCCCTACGCTGCCGCGGTCGCCGGACTGCAGTCGCTGCTGAGGGAGTTGGACGGGCTCGGAGCGTGGAGTACGCCGGTCGTGCACGACTGGGACGTGCACAGCACCGTCGCCCATCTGATCGCCGCCGACGAGCCGTTGGCCACCAGGCTCGGCCTCGACGCACATGTGCCGCCATCGAGGCCCGCACCGGACGGGACGCGGTGGGAGGACGTCTGGGCCGCGCGGACCGCCGACGTGATCGCGTACGAGCAGGGGCGCACACCCGAGGAGACGGTCGCCGCGTGGAGTGCCCGGGCCGGGGCGCTGCTCGCCACACCCGAGGCGCGCGACTCCGAACTTGCCTCCCTCGCCACGACGTTGATGGGCGTACGGCTGCCCGTCGCGGACCACTTCGTCGTGCGGGCCTTCGAGGCGTGGATCCACACCGACGACATCGGGCGCGCCCTCGGGTTCCCCGTGCCCCCGCCGCCGGATCCGCACCTGTGGCAGCTCGTCCGCCTGGCCGTCCGCATCCTCGGCATGGCGCTGGGGTCCGAGGCGCCCCCGGTGCTGTTCGCGGTGACCGGGGCAGGCACCGACGCCCAGTGGGTGCTGGGCTCCGAGGACGAGCCCGTGCGGGCCGAACTCGTCCTGGACCCCGTCGACTTCTGCCTGCTGGTGGGCGGCCGGTACACACCCGAGGACGTGCCGCGGGGTGCGGTGGGGGACGACGCCGCCGTCGCCAACGTACTGACGAGGGCGGCGTCACTGGCCTGGCTGTAG
- a CDS encoding N-acetyltransferase family protein yields the protein MRTHRTIGHPLIRTALPSEATAIAELHTRARATYYPDGLPQDGLDWPARWRSAIERPDAHVLCAIRDGRLVGIASFRTEEDAPADTVTLFQFHVDPDHWRAGIGADLHAACVEQWRADGKRTATLDVHVDNERAQVFYARQGWTRDREPVADEHHVTLGFTVITGE from the coding sequence ATCAGAACGCACCGAACCATCGGCCACCCGCTGATCAGAACCGCCCTGCCCAGCGAGGCCACCGCCATCGCCGAGCTGCATACGCGGGCCCGCGCCACCTACTACCCGGACGGCCTGCCGCAGGACGGCCTCGACTGGCCCGCGCGCTGGCGGAGCGCCATCGAGCGCCCGGACGCCCACGTCCTGTGCGCGATCCGCGACGGACGCCTCGTGGGCATCGCCTCCTTCCGCACCGAGGAGGACGCCCCCGCCGACACCGTGACCCTCTTCCAGTTCCACGTCGACCCGGACCACTGGAGGGCCGGAATCGGCGCGGACCTCCACGCGGCCTGCGTGGAACAGTGGCGGGCCGACGGGAAGCGGACCGCCACCCTCGACGTGCACGTCGACAATGAGCGCGCCCAGGTCTTCTACGCCCGCCAGGGCTGGACCCGTGACCGGGAGCCCGTGGCGGACGAGCACCATGTGACGCTCGGTTTCACGGTGATCACCGGGGAATGA
- a CDS encoding RNA polymerase sigma factor yields the protein MVVPVEPTLADAELHRRLVYGDESALGEVYAAYGALVRGVAVRVTRSPAAADDVAQEVFAQLWSRPYAFDARRGSLRTWLSMLAHRRAVDWVRSEARHRKDVRADDSALHAIPDAAPGPDETVVDRERSLLLHTALAELPGPQREVVHLAYFAGRTYRQAAVELGIPEGTAKTRLRSALRKLAESLADPPDPALERGA from the coding sequence GTGGTGGTGCCGGTGGAACCTACGCTCGCGGACGCCGAGTTGCATCGGCGGCTGGTGTACGGGGACGAGTCCGCGCTCGGCGAGGTGTACGCCGCGTACGGCGCGCTCGTGCGAGGGGTGGCCGTCCGGGTCACCCGCAGCCCGGCCGCCGCCGACGATGTCGCGCAGGAGGTCTTCGCGCAGCTGTGGAGCAGGCCGTACGCCTTCGACGCGCGCCGCGGGTCGTTGCGCACCTGGCTGTCCATGCTCGCCCACCGGCGGGCCGTGGACTGGGTGCGCAGCGAGGCCAGGCACCGCAAGGACGTCCGCGCGGACGACTCGGCGCTGCACGCCATCCCCGACGCCGCGCCCGGCCCCGATGAGACGGTCGTCGACCGGGAACGCTCGCTGCTCCTGCACACGGCCCTCGCCGAACTCCCGGGACCCCAGCGCGAAGTGGTCCACCTCGCCTATTTCGCGGGCCGCACCTACCGCCAGGCCGCGGTGGAGCTCGGCATACCGGAGGGCACTGCCAAGACCCGGCTGCGCTCGGCGCTGCGCAAGCTCGCGGAGTCCCTTGCCGATCCACCGGATCCGGCACTGGAAAGGGGTGCGTGA